The Psychrilyobacter piezotolerans DNA window TAATAAATATATATGGCTGGTATAAGAATAAGATTATACAAAATGATGTATTCGATTCAGATAAAAAAAATATAACAGATTTCGGCATAAAAAATAACCTTGAAACGAAGTTTGTAAAGTCAAATTTTGCTACTTTTATTATTTCAAAAGAAGTAGATAAAAAGTATAGTAAAAAATTAAAAAGTTCATGGTGGTTTGGTTTACAACATGGAATGTCATTTATAGGACATGCTATACCATTAGCATATAAATATAATGTAGAAAATATATATATTGCTAGTAGTTATTCTTTAGGAGAAGAAAGAGGTTCTTGTTCATCTGATCCAGTAGTAGATATAGAAATTAAATATTCTTCGGGAGGAGTTATACATGATGGGTTTGAATTAATTAGACAAGATAAAATAAGGTTAGTTGTCAAAAAACAAAATGAAATAAATGATAAGTATACTCTTAGGGTGTGCTCGTTTAATGACAGAAACTGTTGTAAATGCGAAAAATGCTTTAGAACTATTTTAGGATTAGTAGCTGAAGGCAAGAGCAAAAAAGAACTAGAGCAATTTGATTTTTATATTGACAAAGAATTAAAAGAACATTTTAGTGAATTAATGGATGAAAAAATACATTTATTTGGTGTAGATGAAGAATATAATGATTATTGGATTGATATAAAAAAAAGAATATTAGAAAACAAAAATAATATAACTGAAGAGGAATTTGTGAAGTGGTTTTTGGGTTATAACTTTTTTAAACAAAGAAAAAGAGCTGTACTAAGGTATAGGATAACTAATATAGTTCCTATATTAAAAAGAAAAATATTTGGAGAAAATAAACAATAAGAGTAAGAAATTCTATTAACAATATGGTATTTGGAATAGGAAGTCAAATAATAAGTAGTATTTTAGCATTTATTACTCCTAATATATATATTAGGAGTTGAATATTTAGGGATAGAAGGATTATTTACTGATATATTATCTATTTTATCATTAACAAATCTAGGGATAGAGTCAGCGATTATATTTAGCCTATATAAACCACTTAATAGAAATAAAAGGATACATGGATTTATATGGAAAAGCATATAGAACTATAGGTGCAATAGTATTAATATTAATACTAATTCCATGCTTACCTTATATTATAAAAACTGATATAGGAATAAAAGAAAACATAATATATATATACACTATGTTTTTGTGAAATTCAAGCATTTCATACTTCTATGTATATAAACATTCAGTACTTAGAACTAGTCAGCAAGTTTACTTAATTTCTAAAACACACACTTATTTTATTTTTATATCCAATATTTTACAAATAATTTCACTTGTTGCATTTAATTTGATAATCTAGGAATTATTAGGAGTAAAATCCGACCCTTATCCATTTATAAAAAACTGTGATATATATGTTCAAAGCTCCGGATTTGAGGGGTTTGATATTACAATTGCAGAGGCAAGAATACTTAACAAACCAGTAGTAGCAACGGAATTTAATGCTGTATATGATCAGATGGTCAATGGAAAAAATGCATTAGTAGTTGAAATGAGTTTAAACGGAATTTATGAGGGAATAAAAAGGCTTGTTGAAGAGAATGAATTAAAAAAAATTTATCATTTGATAGAAAACTAAAATGAGATGCCTAAGGATAAATATAAGATAACTATATTAATGTTAGAGAAATATGGAGATTTTTTAGAAAATATTCCTAAGGATGTTGAAGTTAAATATTTAGAAAATTTATTAAAAAGGATTAAATTATGAGAATTGAAAATTCAATAAAAAATATATATATGAGTTTATTAACCCAGGTAATAATAACAATTCTAGGCTTTATATCAAGGAAGATATTTTTAGATAATCTTGGATTAGATTATTTAGGTGTTAATGGAATATTGTCTAGTATTCTTTCT harbors:
- a CDS encoding peptidase; protein product: MKTQGHVRLDKVDIIGNRIDYFFSVSDDLKKFFEDELHMFVEYEENIENIPLSILVIPFVANIMPLMWITNCILWIEEIDREYYDSLKQIKNAYQDMYFSYKLGGVIVPVKVITNKYEVKRPAAQLFSGGLDSIATCIRIVGKNPLLINIYGWYKNKIIQNDVFDSDKKNITDFGIKNNLETKFVKSNFATFIISKEVDKKYSKKLKSSWWFGLQHGMSFIGHAIPLAYKYNVENIYIASSYSLGEERGSCSSDPVVDIEIKYSSGGVIHDGFELIRQDKIRLVVKKQNEINDKYTLRVCSFNDRNCCKCEKCFRTILGLVAEGKSKKELEQFDFYIDKELKEHFSELMDEKIHLFGVDEEYNDYWIDIKKRILENKNNITEEEFVKWFLGYNFFKQRKRAVLRYRITNIVPILKRKIFGENKQ